One Polyangiaceae bacterium DNA segment encodes these proteins:
- a CDS encoding arsenosugar biosynthesis-associated peroxidase-like protein produces MSHYYDSHDLGRFGEMGDNCPELAEKFFAWYGAVFKEGALTEREKALIALGVAHAVQCPYCIDAYSRSALEKGADMDQLTEAVHVAAAIRGGASLVHGVQMRNRAGKLSM; encoded by the coding sequence ATGAGCCACTACTACGACAGCCACGATTTGGGACGCTTTGGGGAGATGGGGGACAACTGCCCAGAGCTGGCGGAGAAGTTCTTCGCCTGGTACGGCGCCGTGTTCAAGGAGGGCGCGCTGACCGAACGGGAGAAAGCGCTGATTGCCCTCGGCGTGGCCCATGCCGTGCAATGCCCCTACTGCATCGACGCCTACTCCCGATCCGCCTTGGAGAAAGGCGCTGACATGGATCAACTGACCGAAGCGGTACACGTGGCCGCGGCCATTCGCGGCGGCGCGTCCCTGGTACACGGAGTGCAGATGCGCAACCGTGCCGGCAAGCTGAGCATGTGA
- a CDS encoding SUMF1/EgtB/PvdO family nonheme iron enzyme: MRHPLAFSAVSLIALALACSASKSKRTLSKDAGASGAAGTAGGAGSSGTAGQGGHGTGGTAGSAGSGGALDAGADSGDAATDSGAPKCPAGMADGPNNDFCIDSTEVPRKAYANWIATQPSTTSQDTYCAFNTDFTPNSTSGDCTTAQFLDDLAPQTCVDWCDAQAFCKGQGKRLCGQVGGPGGVVPGSSKVALLSQWYAACTNGGTRKHPYGSFAAGKCNDASAGTGEPAKVPYASGACPGGVAALYDMSGNVAEWIDSCTASKGASDQCLIFGGSYLSSASEALSCDGSSSASRNTPSASVGFRCCKDI; the protein is encoded by the coding sequence ATGCGTCACCCGCTCGCCTTCTCCGCCGTCTCGCTCATCGCGCTCGCACTCGCCTGCAGCGCATCGAAGTCGAAGCGCACTCTGTCGAAGGACGCGGGTGCATCCGGCGCAGCGGGCACGGCGGGCGGCGCAGGCAGTAGCGGGACTGCCGGCCAAGGCGGACATGGTACCGGGGGAACCGCGGGGAGCGCGGGCAGCGGGGGTGCCTTGGATGCGGGGGCCGACTCTGGCGATGCCGCCACTGATTCTGGCGCACCGAAGTGCCCCGCGGGCATGGCCGACGGACCCAACAACGACTTCTGCATCGACAGCACTGAGGTGCCACGCAAGGCATACGCCAACTGGATCGCCACTCAACCGTCGACCACGTCGCAAGACACCTACTGTGCCTTCAACACCGACTTCACGCCCAACAGCACTAGCGGCGACTGTACGACGGCGCAGTTCCTCGATGATCTTGCACCGCAGACATGCGTGGATTGGTGCGACGCGCAGGCGTTCTGCAAGGGCCAGGGCAAGCGGCTGTGCGGTCAGGTAGGCGGACCGGGCGGCGTCGTGCCTGGCAGTTCCAAGGTCGCCTTGTTGAGCCAGTGGTACGCCGCGTGCACGAATGGAGGAACGCGCAAGCACCCCTATGGGTCCTTCGCCGCCGGGAAGTGCAACGACGCCTCGGCGGGCACAGGCGAGCCTGCGAAGGTGCCCTACGCGAGCGGAGCGTGCCCTGGCGGAGTTGCTGCCTTGTACGACATGAGCGGCAACGTCGCGGAGTGGATCGACTCGTGCACAGCCAGCAAGGGCGCCTCCGACCAGTGCCTAATCTTCGGTGGCAGCTACCTCAGCTCTGCCAGCGAAGCTTTGTCCTGCGACGGATCCAGCTCAGCTTCGCGCAACACGCCTTCGGCCAGCGTTGGCTTTCGCTGCTGCAAAGACATCTAA
- a CDS encoding serine/threonine-protein kinase produces MRADVGDVLDSRYRLIAKVGAGAYGVVFRARDLETRGEVAVKVLKSESTQDAALSVRFEREAMAMARLRGTSAVYVHGMGRLPDGSAYIVMEMLYGTDLETFLSAAEKQGGRLKRSHTLSLLGPIAQTLDAAHRQKIVHRDLKPSNIFLVDRSHGGGVRLMDFGLAKLLGAGSLTAQGMVAGTPSYIAPESWRGDPRTLDHRIDVYSLGVIVFRCLAGRVPHTTKSMMELCQWAQTGERPSLTALRPSLPGAMDPWVQRSLAIDPDKRFQSVRELWQSLEGILAPQQASRPW; encoded by the coding sequence ATGCGCGCTGACGTGGGCGACGTCCTCGATTCCCGCTACCGGCTGATTGCCAAGGTGGGCGCTGGCGCCTACGGAGTCGTGTTTCGCGCTCGCGACTTGGAGACGCGCGGCGAAGTTGCAGTCAAAGTACTGAAGAGCGAGTCGACCCAAGACGCCGCGCTCTCGGTGCGCTTCGAACGCGAAGCCATGGCCATGGCGCGACTGCGGGGCACCAGCGCCGTCTACGTGCACGGCATGGGCCGACTGCCCGATGGTTCCGCCTACATCGTGATGGAAATGCTGTACGGAACGGACCTGGAGACCTTTCTCAGCGCGGCGGAGAAGCAAGGCGGTCGCCTGAAGCGCTCGCACACGCTGTCACTGCTCGGCCCCATCGCGCAGACCTTGGACGCGGCGCACCGACAAAAGATCGTCCATCGAGACCTGAAACCCAGCAACATCTTCCTGGTCGACCGCAGTCACGGGGGTGGCGTGCGGTTGATGGACTTCGGGCTGGCGAAGCTACTCGGCGCGGGCAGCCTGACGGCCCAAGGCATGGTGGCGGGCACGCCGAGCTACATCGCACCGGAATCTTGGCGCGGTGACCCTCGCACCCTCGATCATCGTATCGACGTGTACTCCCTTGGCGTGATCGTCTTTCGCTGCCTGGCTGGACGCGTACCCCACACCACGAAGAGCATGATGGAGCTCTGCCAATGGGCGCAGACCGGCGAGCGCCCGAGTCTGACTGCATTGCGCCCCAGCCTGCCCGGGGCGATGGATCCCTGGGTGCAACGGTCCCTCGCCATCGACCCCGACAAGCGCTTTCAGAGCGTTCGCGAGCTGTGGCAGTCCCTGGAGGGGATCCTCGCGCCGCAGCAGGCGTCGCGGCCCTGGTAG
- a CDS encoding TM2 domain-containing protein → MSNQFGPRPGAPYGIEPATGRPYSDKQKLIAFILQFFLGAFGAGRFYTGHIGLAIAQIIVTWATCGIGSIWPTIDAIMMLVGQVPDSDGRPLRD, encoded by the coding sequence ATGTCGAATCAATTCGGCCCGCGACCAGGCGCGCCCTACGGCATCGAACCGGCGACGGGGCGTCCCTACTCCGACAAGCAAAAACTCATCGCCTTCATCCTTCAGTTCTTCCTGGGTGCCTTCGGCGCAGGGCGCTTCTACACGGGGCACATCGGCCTTGCCATCGCGCAGATCATCGTCACCTGGGCAACCTGCGGCATCGGTAGCATCTGGCCCACCATCGACGCCATCATGATGCTGGTCGGCCAAGTCCCCGACTCGGACGGCCGCCCGCTGCGCGATTGA
- the arsS gene encoding arsenosugar biosynthesis radical SAM protein ArsS (Some members of this family are selenoproteins.), translating into MSRRLTTLSARREPLASPTEQLAVLRRLPLQQEFSQALHGAALAPFAPTGIEVLQLNLGKLCNQTCRHCHVDAGPDRAEVMSRQTMELCLDALAKSDIPTVDLTGGAPELNPDFRWLVQQVRALGRHVMDRCNLTVLTTGPHADLPEFLAENRVEVVCSLPHYRALATDRQRGDGVFDKSIAALQRLNELGYGDGRSGLRLVLVTNPAGAFLPACQTSLEREWRDALQRDHGVRFDALYTITNMPISRYLEWLMQSENLEDYVQRLAQAFNPAAAVGAMCRTLLSVGWDGTLYDCDFNQMLDLPVADTAPAHIRDFDQGRLTAREIRVDRHCFGCTAGAGSSCGGATA; encoded by the coding sequence ATGTCGCGACGCCTGACCACGCTCTCCGCCCGCCGCGAACCGCTGGCGTCGCCAACAGAGCAGTTGGCGGTGTTGCGACGCTTGCCCCTGCAACAGGAGTTCTCGCAAGCGCTGCACGGCGCCGCGCTGGCTCCCTTCGCGCCCACGGGCATCGAGGTACTGCAACTGAACCTCGGGAAGCTCTGCAACCAGACCTGCCGCCACTGCCACGTGGACGCGGGCCCCGATCGCGCCGAGGTGATGAGCCGGCAGACCATGGAGCTTTGCTTGGACGCGCTGGCCAAGAGCGACATCCCAACCGTGGATCTGACAGGCGGCGCGCCCGAGCTGAATCCCGACTTTCGTTGGCTCGTGCAGCAGGTTCGAGCCCTCGGCCGCCACGTGATGGATCGCTGCAATCTGACCGTGCTCACCACCGGTCCGCACGCCGATCTCCCGGAGTTCTTGGCAGAGAACCGCGTCGAAGTGGTGTGCTCCCTGCCCCATTACCGCGCCCTCGCCACGGACCGCCAGCGCGGGGACGGCGTATTCGACAAGAGCATCGCGGCCCTCCAGCGCTTGAACGAACTCGGCTATGGCGACGGGCGGTCCGGTCTCAGGCTCGTGCTGGTCACGAACCCTGCGGGCGCGTTTTTGCCTGCCTGTCAGACCTCCCTGGAGCGCGAGTGGCGCGACGCACTGCAGAGAGACCACGGCGTGCGTTTCGACGCGCTCTACACCATCACCAACATGCCCATCAGCCGCTATCTGGAATGGCTGATGCAGAGCGAGAATCTCGAGGACTACGTGCAGCGCTTGGCACAGGCCTTCAACCCAGCGGCCGCTGTCGGCGCCATGTGCCGCACGCTGCTAAGCGTGGGCTGGGACGGAACGCTGTACGACTGTGATTTCAATCAAATGCTGGATCTTCCGGTCGCAGACACGGCACCGGCGCACATCAGAGATTTCGATCAAGGGCGTTTGACCGCACGCGAGATCCGCGTCGACCGCCACTGCTTCGGCTGCACCGCCGGCGCCGGCTCGAGCTGCGGCGGCGCAACGGCCTGA
- a CDS encoding tetratricopeptide repeat protein: MDALLLEERVSEVAEHKPTRMGVPPAPDPRAEIAQLTLNSLHKHLEKVTDPLKRGRLHYELARLYESPLGDLAKAGDHYQQAYQLCPDHVPTLRGTRRVLLARREFSQGLALFDAEARFTGQPASRAVLLYEKARVLEDHMGQRREARDAYAAALELDPTLSTALKAIERLDLAEQLWDALDGTYEREASAAAEDKRLRAAILAERAHLAEKHKADTHAASELYREALSFDQAAPGAIDALKRLFTGSRRYRDLAETLRTEAMLAADPGVRSMAFYLMGRVLVDRLGHDDEAVAAFERAAESAPDELLVLGQLERLYDRTKRYPELVQTLSRMVERAESKSAQLGLYHRIGQIWEEHLNDETQAISSYAKALALDPAYQPSLSALGTLYTRRKEWQPLIAMHGAEAEAVDDALRRAAAHARIAVICEEQLGQTDAAMAQHARALGLSPMYPTSFKALARLYSGAGKFRELAELYQRAVDAAKDPETKITYLFKIGRLFEDALDSASSALGAYRRVLEVDPQHVGALHAMQRAAERAGRYKDLVLALETEAKIVSDPESQVGLLHRAGEVLEDHLGDSDGALARFADVVKKNPRYAPALSSLGRLYYRAGRWDELLEVYAKELSITPKGPPSAALLYKMAELTEERLGKDDDALALYRRAIEMDPFHQPALHALGRMLAAKGSWAELVKLIELELSGLKDPELRARTALRLAEVYENRLSQNDKALAAYEQALAADPAFRPALDGRARLLSLAKDWKQYCEELEREIAGAADPTVAVAARFRQAEILRDELEDDKRAVEAFEDVLRRDPAHLGALRALEPLYTKGGNFDGLAQVYTRQAAVITDVGAKVAALRELARLQEGRSKGGLEAERASYISILQLAPSDPGALAQLERIALAMHDSQLMTHVDAKLGTTSVVAEVASAHQTRLAEMLEAIGDSSALESYRAALARDPENMGAAWGIVRLARSASDPEQLESAADVANRALEDATVAGELLRRAADLHAGRGNADKAVAVLQHALELAPDDDKVADELEHLLLALGQVDRLFDALCQAAQWATNWDRRADLWIRVSRLLADKKNDLPAALAALHRVIEEQPGHVVTLMELGRLYARDRQWAEAVDRFNQVLAQQPAKELQIEAHSELARILQDHLGDEARAMVSVERVLSLDASNRPGLIRMATIQKRRGQHGPAAETAARLVQIARDDHERAEALCALAILEREQKSLDRAAHAYEQAVALIGLDGRAGQDFHDLLVEQKLLGEDPHWSNYVSALKAYLEGGTRTPQARLEVLTEIARVQGDELHQIDAAIGTLDQALAQTPASKELRIELVGRLRAAGNNERALGELKHLLRLDVTRAETWRDLSQVYKALGRKEESELAAGPLVALGAANDLERATLAARPSRMARAQQGAFDSAAYRALDEHGGADSAHELLAAVSEGLAKVHPPELERYGLSTRDRVTSRSGNPLRILAEHVGHVFGVTDFDLYVHRAHAGALEVELTDPPAVLVPANVTNLSEVEQAFLLARPLCNISRRLHATNRLSPREVELLLVAATRAVDPSFGVGIADEDFLQSHARKVQKSLSRRGRRAAEEAALIYAGAKRVDFTELSERTRRSAARAALVFADDLPACVTLIRRTEGDLAGLRGQALAQGMELAADLMRFWIGDAAHTLRRRLGYG, translated from the coding sequence GTGGACGCCCTGCTCTTGGAAGAGCGTGTCTCCGAAGTCGCCGAGCACAAGCCCACTCGCATGGGCGTGCCGCCAGCGCCAGATCCGCGCGCGGAGATCGCGCAACTCACCTTGAATTCGCTTCACAAGCACTTGGAGAAGGTGACGGATCCGCTCAAGCGTGGCCGTCTGCACTACGAACTGGCGCGTCTGTACGAGAGTCCGCTCGGAGATCTGGCGAAGGCCGGCGACCACTACCAGCAAGCGTATCAGCTATGTCCGGACCATGTCCCCACGCTACGGGGAACGCGCCGCGTGCTGCTCGCACGCCGGGAGTTCTCCCAAGGGCTCGCGCTCTTCGACGCCGAAGCGCGCTTCACGGGGCAGCCCGCGTCCCGCGCGGTGTTGCTCTACGAGAAGGCCCGCGTGCTCGAGGACCATATGGGGCAGCGGCGCGAGGCTCGCGACGCCTACGCTGCCGCGCTGGAGCTGGACCCGACCTTGTCCACCGCCCTCAAAGCGATCGAACGCTTGGATCTCGCCGAGCAACTATGGGATGCCCTGGATGGCACCTATGAGCGAGAGGCGAGCGCCGCGGCAGAGGACAAGCGCCTTCGCGCGGCAATCTTGGCCGAGCGCGCGCACCTTGCTGAGAAGCACAAGGCGGACACCCACGCCGCGTCGGAACTCTATCGCGAAGCCTTGAGCTTCGATCAGGCGGCGCCTGGCGCCATCGATGCGCTGAAGCGCCTGTTCACTGGGTCCCGGCGCTACCGCGACTTGGCGGAGACGCTGCGCACGGAAGCGATGTTGGCGGCAGACCCGGGCGTGCGCAGCATGGCCTTCTACCTGATGGGTCGCGTGCTGGTCGATCGCCTCGGCCATGATGACGAGGCCGTCGCGGCTTTCGAGCGTGCTGCGGAGAGTGCGCCGGACGAGCTACTGGTCCTCGGACAGTTGGAACGCCTCTACGATCGCACCAAGCGCTACCCCGAGTTGGTGCAGACGCTGTCGCGCATGGTGGAGCGAGCCGAATCCAAGAGCGCACAACTGGGGCTGTATCACCGCATCGGTCAGATCTGGGAAGAGCATCTGAACGACGAAACCCAGGCAATCAGCAGCTATGCAAAAGCCCTGGCGCTCGACCCAGCGTATCAACCCAGCCTCAGCGCGCTGGGCACGCTCTACACGCGCCGCAAGGAGTGGCAGCCTCTGATCGCCATGCACGGCGCCGAAGCGGAGGCCGTAGACGACGCGCTTCGGCGAGCGGCGGCCCACGCGCGCATCGCGGTGATCTGCGAGGAGCAGCTCGGCCAGACGGATGCGGCCATGGCCCAGCACGCGCGCGCCTTGGGCCTTTCGCCCATGTATCCAACTTCTTTCAAGGCCCTCGCACGCCTCTATTCCGGGGCGGGGAAGTTCCGCGAGCTGGCGGAGCTGTATCAGCGTGCGGTGGACGCGGCGAAGGACCCCGAGACGAAGATCACCTACTTGTTCAAGATCGGTCGTCTGTTCGAAGACGCGCTTGACTCTGCGAGTTCCGCGCTGGGCGCGTACCGTCGCGTGCTCGAGGTCGATCCCCAACATGTGGGCGCGCTGCACGCCATGCAACGCGCGGCCGAACGCGCTGGGCGCTACAAGGACCTCGTGTTGGCCCTGGAGACGGAGGCCAAGATCGTCAGCGACCCCGAATCCCAGGTTGGTCTGTTGCACCGCGCCGGTGAGGTCTTGGAGGACCACCTGGGAGACAGCGACGGGGCGCTTGCGCGTTTCGCCGACGTGGTGAAGAAGAATCCGCGCTACGCCCCCGCGCTCTCGAGCTTGGGTCGCCTCTACTATCGCGCGGGTCGTTGGGACGAGCTGCTCGAGGTCTACGCCAAAGAGCTCTCCATCACGCCGAAGGGGCCGCCGTCTGCAGCGCTGCTGTACAAGATGGCGGAGCTCACGGAGGAGCGCTTGGGCAAGGACGACGATGCCCTCGCGCTCTATCGCCGCGCCATCGAAATGGATCCCTTCCACCAGCCCGCGCTGCACGCCCTTGGGCGCATGCTGGCCGCGAAGGGAAGCTGGGCCGAGTTGGTGAAGCTCATCGAGCTCGAGTTGAGCGGCCTGAAGGACCCGGAACTCCGAGCTCGCACGGCCCTCCGTCTGGCCGAGGTCTATGAAAACCGCCTTTCCCAGAACGACAAGGCGCTGGCCGCCTACGAACAGGCGCTCGCCGCGGACCCGGCCTTCCGACCCGCCCTCGACGGCCGCGCGCGGCTACTGAGTCTGGCCAAGGATTGGAAGCAGTATTGCGAAGAGTTGGAGCGGGAAATCGCTGGTGCCGCGGACCCAACCGTGGCGGTGGCGGCGCGCTTTCGCCAGGCCGAGATCCTGCGCGACGAGTTGGAGGACGACAAACGTGCGGTCGAGGCCTTCGAAGACGTATTGCGCCGGGACCCTGCACACCTCGGCGCGCTGCGCGCCTTGGAACCGCTGTACACCAAGGGCGGCAACTTCGACGGTCTCGCGCAGGTCTACACGCGTCAGGCCGCGGTGATCACCGACGTGGGGGCCAAAGTCGCCGCTTTGCGAGAGTTGGCTCGCCTGCAAGAGGGGCGCAGCAAGGGTGGCCTGGAAGCGGAGCGCGCGTCCTATATATCGATCCTGCAGTTGGCGCCTTCGGATCCGGGGGCGCTCGCGCAGCTGGAGCGCATTGCACTGGCCATGCACGACTCTCAGCTGATGACCCACGTCGACGCCAAGCTCGGCACCACCAGCGTGGTGGCGGAGGTCGCGTCGGCGCATCAAACGCGCCTTGCCGAGATGCTGGAGGCGATCGGCGACAGCAGCGCCCTCGAGTCCTATCGCGCAGCGCTGGCTCGGGACCCGGAGAACATGGGTGCGGCTTGGGGCATCGTGCGGTTGGCGCGCAGCGCTTCGGATCCAGAGCAACTCGAAAGCGCCGCGGACGTTGCCAACCGCGCATTGGAAGACGCCACGGTGGCTGGCGAGCTCTTGCGTCGCGCTGCGGATCTGCATGCCGGACGCGGCAACGCCGACAAGGCGGTGGCCGTGTTGCAGCACGCCCTGGAACTCGCCCCGGATGACGACAAGGTCGCCGACGAACTCGAGCACCTTCTGCTTGCGCTTGGACAGGTCGACCGCCTGTTCGACGCGCTGTGCCAGGCGGCGCAGTGGGCAACGAATTGGGACCGCCGGGCGGATCTGTGGATCCGCGTCTCCCGCCTGCTGGCGGACAAGAAGAACGACCTGCCAGCAGCTCTGGCCGCACTGCATCGCGTAATCGAGGAGCAGCCGGGGCACGTAGTGACGCTGATGGAGCTGGGGCGACTCTATGCGCGAGACCGGCAGTGGGCGGAGGCGGTGGATCGATTCAATCAGGTGCTCGCGCAGCAACCAGCCAAAGAGCTGCAGATCGAGGCGCACTCGGAGCTTGCTCGCATCCTGCAAGATCACTTGGGCGACGAAGCTCGGGCCATGGTCAGCGTGGAACGTGTGCTCAGCCTCGACGCCAGCAACCGCCCGGGATTGATTCGCATGGCGACGATCCAGAAGCGCCGCGGCCAGCACGGCCCCGCGGCGGAGACCGCGGCACGCTTGGTGCAGATCGCTCGGGACGACCACGAGCGTGCGGAAGCGCTCTGTGCCCTGGCCATTCTGGAACGGGAGCAGAAATCCTTGGATCGCGCGGCCCATGCCTACGAGCAGGCGGTGGCGCTGATCGGGCTGGACGGGCGCGCCGGTCAGGACTTCCACGATCTCTTGGTGGAGCAAAAGCTCCTGGGCGAGGACCCTCACTGGAGCAACTACGTCAGTGCGCTCAAGGCTTATCTGGAAGGCGGCACGCGCACGCCGCAAGCTCGCCTGGAGGTGTTGACGGAGATCGCACGGGTGCAGGGCGACGAGCTGCACCAGATCGACGCGGCGATCGGCACGCTGGACCAGGCCCTCGCGCAAACGCCGGCGTCGAAGGAGCTGCGTATCGAGTTGGTGGGACGCTTGCGCGCAGCCGGCAACAACGAGCGCGCGCTGGGGGAACTCAAGCACCTACTGCGTTTGGATGTGACTCGGGCCGAGACCTGGCGAGACCTCAGCCAGGTGTACAAGGCCCTGGGGCGCAAAGAAGAATCCGAATTGGCGGCGGGACCTCTGGTCGCGCTTGGCGCCGCCAACGATTTGGAGCGCGCTACCTTGGCCGCGCGCCCGAGCCGCATGGCGCGGGCACAGCAAGGGGCTTTCGACAGCGCGGCCTACCGTGCGCTGGACGAGCATGGCGGAGCGGACTCGGCGCACGAGCTGTTGGCGGCGGTGTCCGAAGGGCTGGCGAAGGTGCACCCGCCGGAACTGGAGCGATACGGCCTCAGCACGCGCGACCGCGTGACCAGTCGCTCAGGGAACCCGCTGCGCATCCTGGCGGAACACGTGGGACACGTGTTTGGGGTGACGGACTTCGACTTGTACGTGCATCGCGCCCACGCGGGCGCTCTCGAGGTGGAACTCACGGATCCCCCTGCGGTGCTCGTGCCGGCCAACGTGACCAATCTCAGTGAAGTGGAGCAGGCGTTCCTGCTCGCCCGACCGCTGTGCAACATTTCACGCCGCCTGCACGCCACCAATCGCCTCAGTCCGCGCGAGGTGGAACTACTGCTGGTGGCCGCGACGCGTGCGGTGGATCCGAGTTTTGGCGTAGGCATCGCCGACGAGGACTTCCTGCAGAGTCACGCGCGCAAGGTGCAGAAGTCCCTCTCGCGCCGGGGTCGCAGAGCTGCGGAAGAGGCGGCCCTCATCTATGCGGGGGCCAAGCGTGTGGACTTCACCGAACTGTCGGAGCGGACTCGGCGGAGTGCAGCTCGCGCCGCGTTGGTCTTTGCGGACGATCTGCCCGCCTGCGTGACGCTCATCCGCCGCACCGAGGGTGACTTGGCCGGCCTGCGCGGCCAGGCGCTCGCTCAAGGCATGGAGCTAGCCGCGGATCTCATGCGCTTCTGGATCGGGGACGCAGCCCACACCCTGCGTCGACGTTTGGGCTACGGCTAG